AAGAAGATAAAGAGAGCATATTGATTAAATTTCATATTTAAAATGAGGATTCCATGAGGTAATCTAAAGAGTGAAAAAACAAACTCATATACAAAAGACTAAACAGTAGTCAGATTAGCAAAGCATTGCTTTatgcatttattttttttttataatgataACGAGATATAATTATAAAGTAGTCTTTAAAAAAACTATTGAATTAAAATTAGGtgtttctgaatttttttttttttgggttgaaAGTTTCACCACAAACTACACCAATTTTTTTATTAGCATCATTACCTACGAGACGAGTTTTATATCGTTCAAAAAAGATAtcatatttcttttcattttcaataagAGAATATATTCTTCCGCGTGATCGTTTTTTAGTTACGGTCATTTAATGTATTAATTGGATTGGTAGGTTAAAGAGAGGCGGAATTGGGTGTGAAATTATGATTGTTGAATAGGGTACGAGGTTTAAAAATTCTATGTTGTATTTGGGTGACCATTTGAGAATAATGAGGTGAGATTTTTGATGAAATTGTTTTGATTGTAGGGGTAAGATTTTGATCAATAGATTGATTTGAGATAGTAGAAGATGTAGGTGTTGGTGAAGAGGTAGATGATGATGGATTTTGAGAGGTAGCATAAAGTGTGTTTTTGGccattgaaacttgattttgtttAGGGGTGGGATAGGTTGTTTGGGTCTCATGTGTAGATGTGATTTGAGTTAGTTCATGTGTGTTGAAGGGAATTTCTTATTGCATCCTTAGTAGTGCTCACACACTTTTGTGAGAATACAAAAATGCCTCTAAAAAATGGAGATACATCTTCGGACGCACCAAAATCGCATAATAAGTTTGAAACTGTATATATGGAAATTGTTGTGATTGGAATACCAGAAACATATGCATAATGGGAATAACAATATAAATTAACATCAAACATTGTTATGACATACATTAAAAATTTAGTATTACATAGATAATCGTAAACGTAAATCTAACATTATCTTTCATCATTAATAGATGGTTGAGAAaatttcaacatctttagattaTATTATGTTGATCTCGCAATCTTTGCATCCACCTCGATCAGACCTTTTATTTTGTATTGGTGAAATGTACTCCACATAACAGTTAAATCTTCATTCATCTTTAGCTTAAACTTGTTGAGTTGTATCTTTTTTTTTGTCAATCGAAGGGTGAACGATAATAGAGCTTCACAACTCTTTGATTGCCAAGGTAGTGTAACAGATTCTCTAGTGTAGATTTTAGATCGACAAGAAAGGTAATCTCTATGAACCTAAATTCAAGAGAGGCATTTGGTCGTTGAAGTAGACAAAAGTGAGATATAAATATTGAGACTATGTGTGTGATTTTGCTAACAACGTGAAGGATACCCATGTCTATACAAATTTTAGATAAATATGGGCCTTAAAAATCCAATCTTATCTCAGTGGATATTCAGGTGATGTACTTCGGGATTAACCTTGTTACGTTTAGTAAATTAGGGTGAATACAAAAATGTAGTTATGAATTAACCCTTATTAGAATTTTTTAGAAAACATGGTGCGTCTGGAAGTACATTTCTAAATTTATCTCTCATAGTAACAAATCCTGATATGGAAATAGCAACTGTTATGAAACacaaaaatttagaaaaatagaTTATATTAAATGTATCAAAATGTTTCCAGTTTACATCGTTAATATCAATCCAACGTTACATATAGAAAACAAGTCACCACTTAAATAAATTGTTAGATAAAACTAAAATGTATCATAATACGTGCCACCACCTATATCTATATTTGTGGGTTGTTCCGCATTTGACTTTTTCttatttgattctttttcaaTCTCGCTCAACTTGGTGAATTCTTCTATCCTATCCAAAAATTTATGTGGTCTGATTTCAGCTTTCTTTATTGAATGAGTTTTCCACTTCGATGATGTATGTCGTATAGGACATCCCGATTTTCAAATAAACTAGAAAAAATGTAGTGATTTTGAAAGTCTCCCAATACAATAATGTGTCTGGTTGGATTTTGAGGTGCACCACTCCGAAGTGAAAAAAAAATTTCGAGTAGCCATATCTTGTCATATTAATACACACCCTATTATATGCATTTGCTATAAGATGACTCATCTCAGGAACGCATGTCCATTTTTCCTCTGGTGTCAAACCGCTAACACAAGGAATAAGACATGCATGAATTGTATTGAAATGTTTTTTTCCTTGTATAGTGTTGTGTATGATACCTTAGGCATCTTCAACTCTGATAAGTTGTTGATGAGTAAGTGTATTATTCTCCTCTTTTTTACCAAACAAATATGAAACAATGTGATAACTACACTTACCATAACCCTTAATATCTACACTTTGCTCAATGTATTGTGCATTAAAATCGACATCTCTTCAATGTGTATCGTTTTTGGTAAAGGTGGTGAAGGAGATGGTTTGCTAATGCGAGCACctttgaaaacactttttttttagattttgaagtTGAAAAATCTAGAAAATATGTGTCAACATATTTGAAATAGAATGAGACCACGTCGTTGAATTCTCACTCTGTGTTGGATTGATCTTCTTAGGAGCACCCTTTGTTTTTATTGATTATGAGGGTGGTTTCAAATATGTGGCTTCAAGATATGCAATCTTCCTCATTTGCTCTTAGATGTGCAATTTAATGATGTCGTCAGCTTACAAAAAATCTCTCTTGAGTCACTTCCCATTCAGTCACGATAGATATGTTCAATTTACTATCCTTCatcacatcatcatcatcgtcatcatcatcaaatCAGATCCTTCTCCAATACATGTAAACCTCATCCATTTGTATGGGTCTATCCATTTTCTTCTTTGAAATTAAACGAGAACATGGAAGACGATATGTCTTCTTAAGTACACAACCACATTTTGAGTCATTTGAACCTACTTTCTCTGTTTGTTTGACATTGTGATAAATAAAATTCATCCTCGATTAAGATATATTATACATTAACTGTGAATAAAGATTGTTGTCTCTGAATCTGTGTTCGAATATTATAATGTTGCAACCAAATGATGTTTGCATCTCGTTATGCTGATTTTGGATCATTTGGTTCACGGTATCTCAATCTCTATACAAATTACCTTTACTATTTCCTAACCAATTATGTAATATAGCATTAGCAGATTCAACTATGTTAGTTGTTGTATTTCTAAAGTATTTTAGTTGATCGATCCAAGAACATATAACTCTTCCGTAgaaaattttactataaaattgCAGGCATTTATTGTGCATTCCAATATCACACAAGCTTTAATCATTTTCCCATCTTCATCCTTAATACGTTTGGTCCCTCCTGCAAGCATAAAAGTCTACTATTCTCACATTTATTGTTATGTGATACCTAAAAAGTAATGCATAATATGTAGGAAATACCTTTGCAATCAAATTCATCATTGTGGTATCGCGATCGGTGACAATGACATTTGACATATTTTTTTGGTCCTTCAACATAGCCTGACACACTTCTAAATCCCGAGTATCATTATCCTCTTTTTCACTTCCAATAATGCAACCCAACTGAAAAAGTTATCTTCGTAGAAGTAACACTAACAATTTCCAAATGTGGAAGCTTGTACTTATTGGTCTTATATGTAGAATCAATAATGAGTACAGTGGAAATCTGTAGAACAACTTGATGGAATCAGGATGATTCCAAAATATATCTCAAATAATTTCTACATCCTCACACACTTTATACTTAGATACATAATGGTCATAATCCAAAATCTTTAACAGTTGTGCATTTCAGTTCTTGGACCTCTTATCGCCTTAATATTTGAGACATTTTGAGGTATGTTCCATTTCAAAGTTGTAAGTATGTTTTTTCAACtgcactactacaaaaaaaaCACATATAACAACGGTCGTGAAAGGCCTATAATAACGGTTGAACAATCATTTTTAGGTAGTGAGTGGTTGTAAGTGGATTATTTACAATCACAGTATGTTACTCATGGCAGTAAATTGGATAGCGTGCTACATATAACCACGGTTATATTAAAATTGttgttgtatgtcttttaataaaattaataaatgcagcagtagaacaacaacaacaacaagaagaagaagaagaacaacaacaacaacaacaacaacatgaagaacaacaacaaaaacaaccacaacaacaagaacaataagaacaacaataataacaacaacaacaacaacaagaataacaacaacaaaaagatcaacaacaacaacaacaactaagatTGCTAACTTGAATCCATACTTTCCTTGTCTCATTCAAGTTGGAGAAGAGATGATGGAGTTCTGAAATTTGTTAATGAAAGAAATGATATTTTCGAATTttgtttatgaaagaaatgatgTTTTCGAGTTTGGTTTAGTGGAGAAATAGAGTGTCGTAAATGAAAGATGGCGTTTGGTggtagaagatgaagtttgtcTAAATTGGAAGTTCGTCTAAGTTTTAGGTTTCACGTGGATCACTAATATTAGGGTCTTGAGCGTTTATAATCAATAAATAGACGGTCAAGATTTGTTTAAGGACACTGAAGAAACTTAATAAGCGTGCTACATACAACAACGGTTATATTAAATAACAGCTGTTTTATGtcttttgataaaatatataaaatgcaGCAGTAGAATAACAACAATAAGATTCGAACTCATGACAATGTGTTACATACAACAACAGTTGTATTAAACAAAAATTGTTGTATGtcttttgataaaatataaaaaatgcaatagTAGAACAATAACAACACCGATTCGAACTCATGACCAAAGTGCCACCTTTACCACTGTTGGAACTTCCAACTGTGATGAAAAGTGGCTTAAAAgcaaataaaaaacaaacttGTAGGTACTAGGATTCGAACTCATGACCATGTGCCACTTTTCACCACGGTTGGAAGTTCCAACAATGGTGAAAAGTGGgtttaaaatgtaaataaaagaaaagcaCCTAATTGAATAGATTCTACCACGGTGGATCTTTTGGCCATGGTGAAGTAAAATTCGGTGGCGTTACGAAAGGAACTTTTTGTAGTAGTGTCCATCATGTTCAATGTCTTGGCAGAAACAGGTTCTTTCTCTTCATGATTAAGACAACTTGCATTGGGATGATCGTCTAACTTAAACACATCATGATTATGTATATCACAAATCATATTAAATGTTCATGTATTATTCGCCATAAGTTACCCGCGCAACTTAAAATAACACTCACATCTCCTCGAACCAGTGTCATCATGTTTCAACTTACATATATGTTTTGTGTATCTGCCACTTTTTCGCGTCTTAGTCTCACAATGTTTGTCTTCTATCAAAATCATTATctgacccccccccccccttattACTACGCAATTTGAGAGCCTCAGTGTGGATCCATTGAAACATATGTTCACGAACAGCAAACTCATGTTCATTTGTAAATTGCTTACCCTACCTTAACATCAACCAGTTTAACATCCATAGATATAATAGCTTTGAGGACAACATTAGGGTGCACCATATCTAAGGCCAATCATAACTGGAAAAAATTAAAAACTCACCAAATTCAACATTGACTTAATCCTGAAATACAATTCAGTATGACATTCAACAACAATCCAGAAATACAATTTTGGATGCAACGTTCATTTTTTAGAGCAAAAATCATATTCTAGCAAGTAATGAGGAAGAAAATACATGTACATTAGCTtaattttcagcttcttttactccttttgatatgaaaaaaaaaaaggtaaatatTGTTTTGAAATAGAAAATTTGACTGAGTGTGGAAAGAGGTTTTGGTAGGGATTGAAGAAGAAATGGTGGTATTGGTGGTATGATCATGAGTGAAGCCTACATGAAAGGTGGTGTTTTATTAAATTTCTTGCTTGACAAATCTGAAAATGCACTTCCAAAATAGTCATTGAGTTATGTAATAAACAAAATCATTGTATGGATGAATACGGAGAAACACGTTCGGctagtttttgaaaaaatgacGGTGCGTCTTACTTAGAACGTGTTTTTGTGTGGAATCGGTACATCTATAGAAGTGCTTATGGAATTACAGAAGGGCATTTTTTAGCTTCATTAGGATGATTCTCCATCCTGTTAAGGATGGGAAGAGCAATCCCGTGTTAAATATGGGAGGTTTAAGTCTCGTGTGCATTAACAATTTGGTGAGGTGATGGAAGAAAATGTAGCAATTTTTCATCTAATAAAATTATACTTGATGTTGTGGGAGCATTTAAAttagaaataaatattttgtaaCCCTTATGATTTGATAGATATGTCAAGAATACCCATGGTGTTGATGAGCTTGTCATTTATTTGTAGAAGACGATGAGATAAGGGGATATCAAAGACACTAAAAAACTTTAGGATGAGAATATGATAGATTTTTTTGGTAGCAAAATTTAGTGGATATTTTGGAGGAAAagctttttatttaaaaggttttgtgTAGTTAAGAGGTTTTTTTTTAGTGCATGATACTAAAATAATGATGGTAGAGAGAGGCATGTACAAGAAAGGATCGAATGATATTTGTGGTCTAAATTTGTCTTTCAAATTGTATTTTAACTAAGTTAACAGACAAATTCAATATTTCTCCTACTTCTGTAAAAATGTAACCCTTCGAGGAAAGATGAATTAGGATCAGATAATCAATGTGGCATATGACTTAGTCAACACAACACAATCTTTGTAGTGCACACAACACAAGTAGTCAACCACTTGAGCTTTTAAGGGCCCCACACCATCCAACATGCTCTTATTATGACAATGACACATTTTGGCCATAACCCACTCACTCTCCCCCCAACAATACAACCGCCCAGCATAATGAATGATTGACTTCAACTAGATTCACTTCACAACCATTCCACACTTCAAAATGagacaaaatttggtctttttgtaaTATTTCAATCACCACAAGGGCATTTTCAATAACTAAGTGGTTTATATATTGCACGAAACTTGCACCTAATTCACTTGCAAATAAACTATTAACCATATCATCTTTTCTATCAAGCAAACCCACTAAAGAGAAAAACATGGGTAATTGCTTGGTGCTGCAACAGATTAACATGATGAAGATCATGAAAACCGATGTCAAAGCTCTTGAATACAAAACACCAATCAAAGTTGAAGATGTTTTACCTCTTCCACCACCAGCATCACCAAAAGGTGTCAAGAAGGTGAGGTTTGCAAATCCAGAAGTTCAAGATGTACATAAGAGTAGTGTTGTTAGGATTAAGCTTGTTATTAGTAAGCAAAAACTGCAAGATATGTTGGATAATGGAGGGATTTCAGTTGACAAGATGTTATCTCTTGCTCATGGTGAAAAGGAAATGGATGATGAAGATTTGTGTAAAGAAAATGATGATGATTCTCTAGGAGAGTGGAAACCAGTATTGAAAAGCATACCTGAAGTAATCTAGCAGTATGTTACAAGTTACAATACTTGTGTTTCTTTCTTATATTGCTTAGGTATTAGAGTTTTCCTTTTTCAAACATGTATTATGTACAGTTGTATAATACCTAAGAAGTGATATAAATACAGGATTAGAAAGAAATATTCACTCTTCAAGTTCAGCATATACTCTCTTCTAGGCTAGCTTTGAATTTCCATGAATCACTTGACCAAAAAACAATTGGATTACATTAAATTTTGATTCTAACAACATAGTTAAGATGATttaaagtgagttgaacaaattcaaatatGCCAAACAAGCGTTATGGAAAATAAAGTATGATAATACTTGTTTTAAAACATGTTGTCTAGATATGTCAGTGAAATAATACATGTTCAAGCAAGTTTTATTTGAAGCTACCTTTGATAAAAGTTATCCAACTTCATGTTTTTTATATAAAAGTTGTGTTTGTATGTATGTTTAGAGAAATAAGTGTTGATTTCCAGTGTGAATAAAATGTCACATATATACAAGATtcatatattgaaatttttaaaattttggaatGAGATGTGTAGTCACACTCTTTTGTAGTATTTTGTAGTATTGGAGTCGGTCCGGCATGATGTGGGAACCGAAAGTGAATCTTGTTGGGTTTAAGTTTGAGTAATTAAGTCTCATATTTgactatgaaaaaaaaaaaaaaaaacttgatggttgatttagggttaaatatgaaTAATTCTTTAAAAAATTCACTACTCAACTGAAATTAACTTCAGCTTTTTACACAATGCCTCTCCAAAGTTTGAGACAACTCTGGTTGCATCATGCACAGCTTCTGACAACAATTGGATTAACCAAACACATAAACTTGATGGTGGACCATCCATAGTGAATCATTACCCTCAGCAGTCACCACCATAAATCAACATCAGATTTTCCCCTGTTCCTCTGGTCATGGTGCCCACCACTTCCATGCTATGTAGTGTGTTCAACAGTGATCCTTCCTTGCTCACATCATCATGCATCAGTATGAGATATTTTTAGAATAACTAACAAAATGAACATCAGCCAATTATAACATCCATTGTTGCAAATGTGAGGGGGATGTCACGAATGCTCCATGTCTCACGATAGGGAGGAATTGAGAAAGATAGTGAGAGATGAAGATAGTGCTATTGAGGTCGCCATCTGAAAAAAAGGACTGGAGGGGAAACGCACAACTGCACAACAACTGAAGGCATTGCTCTTGGGAGGTTTGATTTACATCGAGGAAATTTTGGTGTGGATGGGTACACCATCaaaaccatgagttcacacaatcTAACGCTCTATAAAACTTGTGCACTGTAAACCGTGCACAAGTTTTATGGTACATGATATTAATAATACAATATATGGGTTCAATATAAATCACGTTTTGAAGTTATTTCATGAGCTATCATCTTCAACTAACACTTTAGGTAAAGTATGCATTCACATGAATCTTTCAAATGCTAATACAACCtccccataaaaaataataatggagAAAGTATAATTATGCTTGCCATTCACACTTGGGTTAATGGAGAAAATATGATTATAATGATGTTAATATACTGCTCTTACGAGAGGTCAATTTCCTATTATTATGACTACTATTTACTCCATATATAATTTGACGAGACAGGTAACCTCTAGCACAACGTCTATATTAAGATTTAATCTCAtcgtgaaaaagaagaaaagaagtggGTGGGTAAGGTTAATGAGCCATCTATTTTGACATAATCTAACCAAAAGAGTTTTTGAGATAAATTACTATCAGGGGAATGTAAGGTGCACTTTCCTTGAGGGAAAGAAGAGGGAGGGGGGATTGTAGGATAAAAGTGAGAAATTTAACATAGAAATAAATCAATAGAACTTGAAGACTAGTAGCCTCAAGTGATCGATCACTTGTCAATAGTGAATATCTGAATTTACATAAAATAAAACATtcgagattaacgatttggatagaagcatCGTCGTGGATAGAATATTATAGCGGAAGATGATTCATGTAGCCGACCTCATTTAGTGAGATAAggctgtgttgttgttgttgtgcatcCAACCCTCCCTAACTGATATACaagaaacataaaaagaaaagcgAGCAAAGAAATCTAGTAGCAGAATAACTTGATATGATCATCTTGCGTTTTTATAATCTCCTGCCAAAgaggttttttttaaatataattagggGTTCCTATCAACAATCGAGAAATTTGTCTATAGATAAAAGACCCGGATCGGAAAAAGAGCTTATCGAGTGCAGGAGCAGGTCGCCTCATGTAAACCGCCATTACTTATGGGAGCAGTATAAGGTGAACAACTTTAAAAATGAACTTTAAAAATGATGCACCTATAGTCCAACTACATATCAATCCTTTCTATTTGTAACCTACAGCAATCGTTTCATCCTTGTTATTCTGGGCTGGAGAGATTATCCATATTCAACATCAGAACTCGTTGCCGAGGAGAGGCTGAGATACTGTGTTTAGCAATTAGCATTTGATATCGAGAAGGAGGTGCTTTGAACTAGTAGGCAGTAAAAGTTAGAGAAACTGATGGTTTCAACAAGGTCTAAGATTTCAAGGGAGGGAGAAAAGGAAATAAGAATTCTGAACCATTGCAGCAGAGGAAAGCCTTGAAAATCATGATACAATGATTTTGATATGGCCATTTCCTCGGTCTCCATAATCTCAAACAAGATGATAGTCGCCCATTAGTTAAAAGAGTGTATGTAAGACAATAAAAAGGCTTGAGAGGAATTAATAATTTTAACAACTGTTATTACGGCAGCAATAGGATAGAGACTGTTATTACAGCAGCTTACCATCTTACAATTGTGGTTGGACCTAACACAACCTTACAAAACAGTATATGGTAGGTGGCCTGAGAGCGTAAATTTGATAGCAAGTGGCCCAATGGATCTTGGATAGACTCTGATATCAACTTAGAATTGTGGTTGGGCATTACTTTACAAAATTGGCTTGTAAGGTGAAGATTGTCTCACTTATAAACATATTTCCAGACCATATCCCATTGGATGTGGGACTCTATAACAGAGAGCAACTATTCCTCAACCAATTTTTTGTTCAGAATTAGTTAAACTAGCAGGCACAGAATTGAAGTTTAGTACTGCATATCAGCCTCAAACAGATAGAAATCCTAAATTGATGTTTAGAAACATACTTGCAATGCATGATAGGCTAAGACAATGGCCAAAACTCCTCAGTTGGGCTGAATTTTGGCACAGCAGTAGTAACTTTCACAGCTCAAATAAACACAATCATTCAAGGCTCTATATGGTTGTGATCCTTCTACCCTACTTTTCCATGCTGCTATCCTTTTGGAATTCAAAGATGTTAACCAAAAGTTTGAAGAGAGAGATCAACTATTGGACGAGTTGAGAAACAGTTTCGTGAAGGTATGAGATAGAATGAAACTGCAAGCTAACAGGAAGATAAAAAAGTATGACTTTAAGGAGGGAAACGTGGTGTACTTAAAATTACAACTCTATAGCTGCAGGTCTTTGGTTAGATAAGTGAATAAAAAGCTAAGTTACGATCCTATGGGACATTTTCCAATTCTGAAGAGAGTGGGGAAAATGGCATATTAACTGAGAGATCATAGTTGGATAAATCAAGTTTTTTATGTCTCATTACTGAAGGCAGCCATCTCACCAAATACTCAAGCACAGCCTCTGCCTCCTATGTTGACTGCAGGGTTAAGATTAGAAGTACAACCAGAAGATGTGGTTTCGAGACGATAATATTGGCGACCAACTAGTACTCCTCAAATGGCAAGATCTGCCATAGTTTGAGAATTCATTGCTCAACTATGGACTATGTTCAGTGTTCCCACCACCAAAGAGGTCTTTTTTATCACATAATATGAGTAGGGGTTCTTATCTATAAACAAATGCAGGTAGCCTCATGTAAACCGCTATTACTAATAACTAATAAGAGCAGTATAAGGGGGACAACTTTTGAGGTAATTCACCTGTAgaccaattatatatcaatccTTTCTATTTGTAACCTGAAGCAACTGTTTCATCCTAATCATTCTCATAAGTTCCTCTGCTACAGAAATGCATCCATCATAGCACAAGATGGGGGCATATTCTGGGCTGGAGATCATATCCATATGCAACCGCAAGAACTCGTTACCAAGGAGAGGATGGGATGAGGATACTATGTTTAGAAACTACCATTTGATATTGGAATGGAGTTGCTTTTAACTAGTAGGCAGTCAAAGTAGGAGAAACTGATGGCATAGTGGAAGGTTTCAAGGGAGGGAGGAAGGCAATCAGAATTCTAAACCATTGCAGCAGAGGAAAACCCTGAAAATCATGAGACATGTGATTTTGATGCGGTCACCGCCTCAGTCTCCATACACTCAAACAAGATGACAGTCTCCCATTAATTAAAAGAGTGTTTGTTAGACCAAAAAAAAGGAATTAAGGGGAATTAATAATTGTAACAGCTGTTAGCAGCAACAGGATAGAGACCATTAGCTATTCCTCGGCTGTTTTTGGTCATAAATCAGAATTGTTCAAACCAGGAGACACGGCATTGAAGCTCAATACTGCATATCCCCCTAAGCAAGATGGACAAACAGAAGTCATAAATCGATGTTTAGAAACATGTGATGTATGACAGGTTCTCAGCCAAGACTACCCAGTTGAGCTGAATTTTGGTACAATACAACTTTCACAGTTCAACTAAACTCACAATTCAAGGCTCTGTATGCCTGTGACCCTCCCATCCTACTTCGCCATGCTACTATCCATTCGACAGTTGAAGATGTTAACCTGATGTTTGAAGAGAGAGATCAACTATTGGACAAGTTGAAAAACAATTTAGTGAAGGCCAGTGATAGAATGAAACTGCAAGCTGacaagaagagaagaaagagataGAATGAAACTGCAAGCTGACAAGAAGAGAAGAAAGTTGGAGCTTAAGGAGCGAGATATGGTGTACTTAAAATTACAGCCATACCACTGCAAGTCTTTGAATAGAAGAGTGAATAAAAAGCTAAGCCCTCGGTTCTATGGACCATTTCCGATTCTGAGAGAGTGTGGAAAATGGCAAATAAACTGAGAGATCGTAGTCAGATACATCGAATTTTTCATGTCTCATTGTTAAAGGCAGCCATCTCACCTAATACTCAAGCACAGCCTCTGCCTCCTATGTTGGCTAAAGGATTAAGAAAAGAAGTACAGCCAGAAGATCTGGtttcaagaagatgataatggcaacAAACCAGTACTCCTCAAATGGTAGAATCAGCTACCTTTTGAGAATTCATGGGAAACTACGGACTACACTCAATTAGAAAAGGTTAAATAGGAATCAGTTAGGAGTGATAAATTAAACCATTTCTAGtgaataattcaattaattaaattcagtGAAGTTCCAGTTCTAACACAAGATATACCTCGTTTTTAATTCCCTTTTATCTCAATGGCCTTTCTAGATTTTAACATTAAGCCCCTCTCAAATTTTCTATTGTTAGGTCATTTTAGTCTTAGGGCAGTCTTGTTTCTGAAGTTTAGTGCTTTTGTTTCTCTGTGTTGTTGGGTTTTGCACTATTTTACGTAATAAACTCGTTATTTCTTTGTTAAGATCTATCTATTTTGGGATATGATATATTTGTAATGGGGCCATCATGACAGTAAGTTCTCATGGCAATGCTATCAAAGAAACATGTTCCAAGACAAAATGTAGATGGCTGCTTCTACGAAATTAAGTAGGCTACATTGCTGTGAGGATATTGTTGCTAAAATTTATAGATGAGGGGTTCATATCACTTGTACATGGTGTATCAATATTTGATAGACCATTGAAAAGTAATCTACTGTATGATTTCTCTTACTCTTTTTCTTTTCAGATTCAGCTATACATTGGTAAATTCTTTGGGGGAAAATGTAATTTCCATATAACGCCATACTTTTACCATGCTAGATTTACACGCACATTATAGCCAAACTGATTACACATACAAACACGTATGTCTACATACATATATCAAACATCAACATTGAGTACAAGACCTATTTACAAAATAGACAAACATCAATATTGAGCACATGACctatttacaaaaattaaaaagacaAGCATCAATAATGAGTATGAAATATCTTGTATAGTTGTATTGGAGTGAAACTTCAAAAGAACAGGTATCTTTTGCAGCTTAGAGTGAAATGATGAAACTTCAG
The Vicia villosa cultivar HV-30 ecotype Madison, WI linkage group LG6, Vvil1.0, whole genome shotgun sequence genome window above contains:
- the LOC131610967 gene encoding uncharacterized protein LOC131610967 — protein: MGNCLVLQQINMMKIMKTDVKALEYKTPIKVEDVLPLPPPASPKGVKKVRFANPEVQDVHKSSVVRIKLVISKQKLQDMLDNGGISVDKMLSLAHGEKEMDDEDLCKENDDDSLGEWKPVLKSIPEVI